CCAAATTCGTGGTATTTGTGGTTACGAACTACTCAATCATGGTGGCCTGGTTAGCTACgggagtattgacgttgactatcacccgtggagtcgcaagtttgaatcccagggagtgctgagtgactccagccaggtctccttggcaaccaaattggcccggttgctagggagggtagagtcacatggggtaacctcctcgtggtcgctataatgtggttctcgatctcggtggggcgtgtggcgagttgtgcgtggatgccgcaaagaatagcgtgaagcctccacacacgctacgtctccgcggtaacgtgctcaacaagccacgtgataagatgcgtggattgacggtctcagatgcggaggcgacagagattcatcctccaccatgcggattgaggcgagtcactatgacaccatgaggatttagagagcattgggaattgggcgttccaaattggggagaaaaaaatactcAGCCATGATCCTGAAAAGATCCACAAATCAGAGATTTGCGGCAAACAAAgcgcgccaaaagagctctgcagtgaccgcccacttccatgatTGATGTCCGATGGAAATCGTTAGTCCTGAAATGGATCCAGTCGAGAAACACTGGAATAAAACATGTTTGAATGTcctgaaaagtattttaataggAAGCATAATTTTGAATTATGGAACTGATAAATGTGCAAAACTCTTGGCCTGGAAGTTTCACTTCCAAGAGGGAAAACTGGTTGTTGTTGTTACTTCATAATCACCTATAAGCTTCTAAGGAGATGCCCAACAAACGTCCAGGCTATTTACATCCGCAACAAACCGTCAACAATCACTCCTGCTGAAGAGAAGTTTCTTTGGACTGATTTCTGTCCCAGATTGCTTTTACAGCTTTTTATCATGAAGGGACAACATCTGTTTTCCTTATTGGTTTTTAAACCCTTTTGGAACGCTCTGTTCGGAGGGACACATACTGTGCGAGCGGAAAGAGGAATCCAGGTAGTCATCGCCAGGTTCACTGCTCCGGCCGACAGAACGAGACACGAGTGACACATCACAAGGGTTGAATCAGGAGATTAGATTTCAGTGTGTGTTTACTGACATTGAATGTAAAAAACTAATCATGCACAATCACAACTGCGGCACATGTGACAATATCTCAGAGTTCATTAGCATAATCATATAATAATGTGGGCACTGACTTAGTGTCGCTGCTGACGGGCATGCAAGTAAACTGGCACCCTCTTGTGGATGAGTAAGCACCCTTATGAGCGAATCACACataaacatgtccaggtcacatttcaaatAAAACCAAAGTGTATGAAATCATATTTTGCATTAAGCTAATGCATATTTAAGCATGATTATGTGTGACATTTTTCATTGCAATTAAGCATATTTGTCATAAACTCATTGTCGTTATGATcctggggtgaaatatgacctggacatgttcttgacgtGTTCAAATATTAGGTGTGGTCTCATGTAATATATAACAATTCCCTCAATTCCAAGACTTTTTCTTTTCAGATTTGTTATTTTAGGTTTTATATACAAACACTGACATCTGAATATTTcctttcatttaatgttttattcccagcaaacaTGGCAGACTGTGGCAAAatctatttttgtaaatatttgggtcaatgatgtgacggccattttttttctcatccaggtctaattatattatttacaaatacaaTTCACACAAACGTTACTCGAACGCCTCTTCTGTGATGAACACGCTTTCAACAGCGGAGATCAAagtcattttattatattttatattttatattttacttttttaaatcaaaagtgtcGTGGTGTAACCaaggcaaaaaacaaaaatcaaagtaGTTAAAAAAGCGATTTAAAACTGGAATTCTCGGAATGTTGGCATAATTATAGTAGTTTGGAACaatctttatttaaatatttcttaaaaaataagcagtgacTATTTCGATTTGTAAATaatattcatatttgaaaaaaaacaaaaaaacaaagtgtgcgtgtgtgtgtgcgcgcgagtgtgtgtgtgtgtgtgtgtgagtgagtgtgtgtgtgtgagtgtgtgtgtgtgtgtgtcagtgtgagggagtgtgagtgagtgtgtgtgtgtgtgtgtgtgtgttgagtgtgtgtgcatgtgtgagagtgtgcgtgtgcaagtgtgtgtgtatgagtgtgagtgtgtatgagtgtgagtgtgtgtttgtgtgtatgagtgtgcgtgtgtgtttgtgtgtatgagtgagtgtgtatgagtgtgcgtgtgtgtttgtgtgtatgagtgtgcgtgtgtgagtgtgtgtatgagtgagtgtgtatgagtgtgcgtgtgtgtttgtgtgtatgagtgagtgtgtatgagtgtgcgtgtgtgtttgtgtgtatgagtgtgcgtgtgtgtttgtgtgtatgagtgtgcgtgtgtgtttgtgtgtatgagtgagtgtgtatgagtgtgcgtgtgtgtttgtgtgtatgagtgtgcgtgtgtgagtgtgtatgagtgtgagtgtgtgtttgtgtgtatgagtgagtgtgtatgagtgtgagtgtgtgtttgtgtgtatgagtgtgagtgagtgtgtgtgtgtatgagtgtgagtgtgtgggtgagtgtgagtgtatgagtgtgtgtgtgtgtgtgtgagtgagtgtgtgtgtgtgtgtgtgtatgagtgtgagtgtgtatgagtgtgtgtgtgtgtatgagtgtgagtctgtgtgtgtatgagtgtgagtgtgtgtgtgtatgagtgtgagtgtgtgtgtgtatgagtgtgtgggtgagtgcgagtgtgtgtgtgtatgagtgtgtgtgtgtgtatgagtgtgagtgagtgtgtgtgtgtgtgtgtgtatgagtgtgagtgtgtatgagtgtgtgtgtgtgtgtgtgtatgagtgtgagtgtgtgtttgtgtgtatgagtgtgagtgtgtgtgtatgagtgtgagtgtgtatgagtgtgagtgtgtgtgtatgagtgtgagtgtgagtgtgtgtgtatgagtgtgagtgtgtatgagtgtgagtgtgtgtgtatgagtgtgagtgtgtgtttgtgtgtatgagtgtgagtgtgtgtgtatgagtgtgagtgtgtgtttgtgtgtatgagtgtgagtgtgagtgtgtgtgagtgtgtatgagtgtgagtgtgtgtgtatgagtgtgagtgtgtgtgtgtgtgtatgagtgtgagtgtgagtgtgtgtgtgtgtatgagtgtgagtgtgtgtttgtgtgtatgagtgtgagtgtgtgtttgtgtgtatgagtgtgagtgtgtatgagtgtgagtgtgtgtttgtgtgtatgagtgtgagtgtgtgtgtgtgtgagtgtgtgtgtgtgtatgagtgtgagggtgagtgtgagtgtgtgggtgagtgtgagtgtgtgggtgagtgtgagtgtgagtgtatgagtgtgtgtatgagtgtgagtgtgagtgtgtgtgtgtgtgtgtgtgtgtatgagtgtgagtgtgtgtgtgtgtgtgtgtgtgtgtgtgtgtatgagtgtgagtgtgtgggtgagtgtgagtgtgtgggtgagtgtgagtgtgtgagtttaaatgaataaagcttaaaatatgttttttttttttttatttcatcttaTTAAAAATGTCTCAATTCAATTTaaaggaattttgttatgaaactgaaatataaatctTGCAGCTATTCAAGGAAGAAGAAAAGTATTTTACTACCTTTATTGATGTTACAgcacatgacatttaaaaaaatttaatctttctaaaaaaaataaaataaatgctatacatttgttatatatatatatatatattgtgaaaccaacatggatacaaatattacatttctacaaacttggcCCGTGTCTTTTAAACTAGATTTCTGTTCTCAGAGCAGATAAATCTCTTTGAGTGGACAATTGAACATCAAGAGAAGAGACAAAAACATTCATGGAAACATTTACAATCCGGGTAAACAACGTGTCAAACAGTGAAGACATGCAAGAACACACCAGAGCAGCAGATGCATGAACAAGTGTTCATGTTTTTACAATGCATCATTTGCAACTTTATGGCCAATTTATTTGTGGTTTACTCGTAACATTAATAAAACAGTCTGAATTCAGAATTGCATGCTCAACACTACTCTATTTCTGTCTTATCTTTAAACAGCAGAGAAGTATGTGCTTGTATATAAACGGTGCATACATGAACTCGTGTTTGACCTTGTAAACCCTTTCTACCATCCCAATACATCTTCTTGAATTAAATGCAATGTTAAAGAATGGCAGGGGTGTGGGGGAACCGCAACAGTTTCCTTCGGTGGGAAGAATAAACAGACCCTGATGACTGCGCAGCGCAGACGCATGCATAACATGTCCTTCTGCATAACAATACTGAGCACTGCATCCCTCCTCAACAATACAACTCAAACACAAGCTCCACAACACAACACGCCAATACACAACCGCACGCGCAACGCAAAACCTCAGAACACAAACTCCAGCGAGATTAAACGCACACATTAACAGCCGACGAAACAGAAAAGTTGAGTGCTAAACATTCGCCACAGATGTCTCGTCCCACTGGACAGCAGTGCAGCAAACAAGTAGAGCAATAGCGAGAAAGCGCACTGATTTCCAGGCGCATACGTCATAATGGATTAACGGATACAAAGTAACCGCGGCGCGCCAGATGTTTCTTACCTCGATGTGAGCGCGAGCGCGTCCCAGGAGCAACTGTGGCGTCTGTATTTTACGTCCGAGTtctcagagagtgtgtgtggtggGATAGACTGATGGGGTAAGTGGCGAAGGAACTACAGGAAGTGAGGGGGAGCAGATCCCGAGAACAGACCTGCGCAGTTCAGACGGACACGGGCTGTTTTCAAAATGGTATACTACTCCTGCTACTTTAGTATGCACTTTGTATACTACCCACagcatgcacattttctgtatgcatcgGAATAGCATGCTACAAACTATATTTAAGTGCATTATTCAGAATAGCATTTTACCATTTATTTATACTATTTCAGCAGTAAAGAATAGGTTTATGATTCACAGTATGCAAATTGTCACTATGCACTGGACATACTTGTCATACTCTCTTAGCACATTGCTCGGCAATGCATACTACCATCATTTTCATACTATGCATTGTTATAAATAGCATACTATTattctactcttactatttcagcTGTATGAAATGTGTATACTAAGCACAATGCAGTATGTTCATTTTATGTAGGCATCGGCTATGTTTGAAATCGCATACTGCCATACTGCATTAATAGTGTGCAAACTTTCTGTATGCATGAGCTATGTACGGAATAGCATACTATCAAAACTCTCATACTATTTTACAACCATACTTCATGTGCTAGGTACTATTCATGCACatgtacttacatttacatttatgcatttggcagatacttttatccaaagcgacttacagtgcacttattacagggacaatccccccggagcaacctggagttaagtgccttgctcaaggatacaatggtggtgactgtggatttcaaaccagcaaccttctgattacaagttatgtgctttagcccactacgccatcaccactaCGCATGGGCTGTGTTTGGATAGCTGCTAGCATACTAGCACCATTTGTGCAAGATGGATATTTTTATACTGTGTGCTGTTTGCAAAGTTTCAGTATGCGTGGGATACATGCATAATGGGATATGTACCATACCATAACATTCAAACTATTTCAGTGCATTGCTCTGAATAGCATCTAAACATGGTACTCATACTATTTGAGCAGTATGGAATGTGGTTTACTCTGCACAGTATGCACATTGCCTGTATGCattggctatgtttggaatagcatgctACCATACTGCTCGCAAATGTATGgaatgtgtatactgtatatgttctgTATGCATCAGTAATGAAACAGCATACTGACAAACTACTTATACTAGCTGGCTACCATTGCATATGGAAAAAGTGtatctaagcacataactggtaatctggtaatcagaaggttgttggttcaaaccccattgtgtccttgagtaaggcacttaactccaggttgctccggggggattgtccctgtaataagtgcactgtaagtctctttggataaatgcatctgccaaatgcataaatgtaaatgcaaagtaTGTAGTGTTTATATGCATTGGCTATGTTcaaaatggcatactaccatcaTTCTCATACTATTTTAGCAAATTGTTTggaatagcaattacattaccgTTTATTCATTTTTATGCTATTTGAGCATgttgttcagaatagcatactactcgATTGGTTTACactgcacagtatgcacatttaCTGTATGCATCGGCTCGGTTTAAATAAGCATACTAACATGCATACTATATTAGCATTATGGAATATGTAAACAGGGAACAACTAACTGGTGAAAGCACTCAATTTTAATAAAGATGTGGCACCAGTTGCTTCTAATGTACTACAAGAGAGATgctgttttattatttgattggGAGAAAATAAGTGTTTCCAGTAGTGCTCTCAACAGATGGGTAAAGCAGCCAAAGTGAAATATAATGCCAATGTATAGATTACATACATAGTACAGTGTCATGAGAGCAAATATTGCTAAAATGAACActtatttaatacaaaatgtacttgcgttcacacagaaaaaaaaatgtttttttggaacaaactaaatatataaagattgaacaacaattaataaaaatgtaaatcttttttttattttttatgatcaaatcaaatgttgtttattttaatgcGCGAGTATCTGATAACCAAAACgcagcagatttttttttaaccgttttattttagttttttgacacaATAACTAAATAATCATTCGACCACAACAATTAAACAAAtcccaaatataaatatttgaattttaacAATAATGCTGTCGTTGCCGGTCTATTTTGAGCAAGTGGAAAGTTTCCAAACAGAGATTTGAAATGACATTTATCAGTAGAACTGATAGAAAACAATAAGCAATTAATTACGACATCGGTCAAATGAATTATTGGTCTATGtctacaaaaagacaaagatagtCGTCAATGCCAATAATCTTAAAATGGCTAAATATCATCGATTAATCGATCTGGCTGACATATATCACTAGTCACCAGTATTTTCATGTAGTGGAGAACAGTCTAACGAAGTTCATGCATTAAAATGGTTATCACTTGTGAAACATGCCTCCGCTATATGGCGGTTTTGATAGTTATGGAAGAATTTATGACAAATGTTTCtagaaaaatgtcaaaaataaacgCATTGCATGAACGGTGCAATTCCATACGGTTGAATATTTAAGCTGTGATTATTTCAATTGAAAACATTGATTCAAAATTCAATTATAAGTAtcgaccttccaaaattcagtTCCAAAAAATGCAgttaactaaacaaacaaacaaaataaatacagtagGTAATATTCGATCCATTATATTTCGCTTTGCAAATTCGTCTCTAAAATTTCGGTGGTTAAAACTCCAACCTCGTATGAAGATTGTGCATCGGCACTCGACTGCTTTTCCTGCTCTGCCAGGAGGTAAAAGCTTGAAATACAATGGACTGAATATTACCTGTTGACTAATAAGAGGACATATAAAAGGGAATATTTTGGAAGGTGAAtatgataaaatgtttttaactgacCATATGAAATTGCATCCCCAAAACATGCGAGCTCTGTTCatgcaatgcatttatttttcatttagtgcaATTAAGTGCGCTCTTTTCTTTCAAAGGCATTTGTCATTAATATACATCTATAGATCGTCCGCTAGAGAGTAACCATAGAAACACCAAACTTCACAGAAGAGGAATATGTGTCGCAAACTCAACAATCATTTCAGCTTTGATGAAACAAACATCACAATCTACCAGCGTCGATACAGTTTGTTACGAacgtaaaaataaatgcaatagaTAGAATTTCAATATCAATAAAAGAtagaaaaatatgaataaaaactaTTGAACGTCACTTAAACTCTGCCTCATACAACAGCTGGTGAATCTTTAATTTCACCGCACTCTTCTTCGCGTACGGCAGCCTCCTCAGATACGGCAGGAGACTAAACAAGAACATCTCGTCCTCCAAGTCCTCCGTTCCCTCCATCTGCCACTTCCGCTTGCGTCCCGGTCCTTGTGATCCAGACGCGCTGTATTGCGACGATCCATCCAGCATCCCATGATCCCCTTCAAAGTCTTGCTCGACAAACGAAGAGTTTCCGTCCGCCGTCCTCTCCTCCTCCTTGTCTTCATCATCTCGGTCTTCCTCGGGCTCGTCTGTGGCCAGCGATCTGGACTGGATGAACGGCGTGAGGAAAGACATCTGCCAGCTGTACTTCCAGCTGCGGTGCGACGTTCCTGACACTCGCCTGCGCTGCTCTGATCGTTTATCTTTGATGAACATGTCCCGTAAGCTCTTCCATCTCCTGCGACAGTCCTCTTCTGCCAGAGAAACGAAGACAGGCTGGTTAAGATATGAATGTTATGATCAGGCTTATAACTGATGCATCATTACTATCAAATGGgaccaagctaaaaaaaaaaaagcatttatttaaatgcatttccaAAAATATTACTCACAATAAAGACTATAATTAAAGCTGCAAGGGCCCTCGCACCCTGGTGCAtgttggggctgctgtgccaggggaatgtcactccaattttgttttgcattttttaacactaaatgttgttaagagtgtatcacagtgcaaaacatgtaatttcctgttgcctataggtggcgctatgattataactgaatattggcatgtagaagtgttcaggccgggactcagattggacattttatgtttgagttacaacaacttcctgtttcatggcgaaacatcacAATTTGTCAGACCGCCACAGACACGGCCTTCgaagaaaactcaaaagctttgcaatttagcatcaccAAGGTCTTTAGATTAGATGGACCAaatatgatgttgatctgatgaaatctctaggaggtgttcgttaaagtacgaggcctggaaatggcaaaaactgagcaaaaattgaAGAGATaaatcacaatggctgacttcctgtcgGGTTTAGGATATGACTCTAAGAGACTTTTTTGTACGTGTTGATatgttacacatgtgtaccaatttTCTTATGTGTAGGTGAAACGTGGCATGAGGGCTGCTTCGTTAATattttgtaggtggcgctattgagccattttgccacaattatttctaaaaccagtatcagatgtacatttccacacttttgagatgtgtgcaaagtttcatgagttttcggGCATGTTTAGGCCTCAAAAATGTGACTCGTTTCATATCAAACTTTGTCAGGCCGCCAGACACGCCACCCTTCAACGACAACTCAAAAGCTTCATAATTTAACatcaccaaggcctttagattaagactcactaaatataatgatctctgggaggagtttgttaaagtacaagaCCTGGAATTGGCCACGacgtgcagtgaaaactcaaaagcttcgcaatGTAGCATCACCAAGACATTTAGATTACAATATCCAAATATGAAAtagatctgatgaaatctctaggaggagttcgttaaagtatgaggcctggaaatggctaaaattgaagagaaaattaaaaatggccgacttcctgtttagtttagggcatgggtccaagagacttttttgtagatattggcatgttacacatgtgtaccaatttTCATATGTGTAGGTGAAATGTAGAGTAAAGCGCACATCGTTGaaagtttgtaggtggcgctattgagccattttaccacacctaattctgaaacccatTTCAGATGTACATTTTCGCCACTTCTGATGCTTGTGCAAATTTTCATGAGTTtgagtatgtttaggccctcaaaaatttgattcatttggggaaaaaaataataagcgcctagaagaacaatagggtcctcgcaccATCAGTGCTGGGGCTCTAATAAGTAGTTCATTATTTGCTTTAAATCAAAAATTAACAGTGGAATAATAATGAAAACTTTTTTGCATGGAGGAAACAAGCAAATATAcggggtgattctcacgaaaaacactaagaaaatgtcctggacctattttactccaaaatcagaaattatattttgcacatAGAGAATGGAAGCTATTTTTAGGccattaaattaatattccaggtttattattacaagttaagctcaatcggcagcatttgtccCGTCtgaagtatgtgtatatatatatatatatatatatatatatatatatatatatatatatatatatatatatatatatatatatatatatatatatatatatatatatatatatatattatacacacaccaaaaaaataaaggacatgctgtaattaaaatttgggcaaaatcttctggcgatacattatattatacagtatataaaatgttatattattatatcAAAGTATGCAATTGTAAAAAATTCTTTactttcacattttatttaagGCTATCCGCTATTTAAACCCACGAGCCCTTATTTCGCATGGCGAAAGATATTTGCGAATCTACGTTTCTTTATTCTATCATCTTCACAGAAATAGGGCAGGCGTTTCCTGCTCTGCgtcactgcatgtcattaacactgcGTGTATGAACCCACAACGGCCAAGAACATTTGTCATTACACGATTGTTACATTAAAGTAAAAATCAGAGCACTTTGAGTCCACTTGCTTATATTTTCACCGGGACCTCCACAGATGCTCCTCAGGAGATGTTCTAAGTGTGGCCCGCGGTGTGGCTCAAGGCTTATTGGAAAGAGAATAGTATGCAACTGTCTGCGTGCGGCCCAGAGAGTACTAATggattatataaaaatgttctgCATCAGACAATGCAAGGAGGGATCCGCCGTAGTAGAGCCCTCGcaactaccatccaccccaaaggagcagccgcagccatccgtCGGGGGACTGAGGAGCTCGGTCGCCTGAAAGCGAAGGAACGACTGCCGACAGTGAGGGGTGAAGGGGCTCCCTACCCGCTTCCAGGgatggaggag
This sequence is a window from Xyrauchen texanus isolate HMW12.3.18 chromosome 30, RBS_HiC_50CHRs, whole genome shotgun sequence. Protein-coding genes within it:
- the LOC127623640 gene encoding MADF and BESS domain-containing protein encodes the protein MLTTMEERLIAAVSDYPELYNSTINSYKDSTRKAKAWRAVSLQVDIPEEDCRRRWKSLRDMFIKDKRSEQRRRVSGTSHRSWKYSWQMSFLTPFIQSRSLATDEPEEDRDDEDKEEERTADGNSSFVEQDFEGDHGMLDGSSQYSASGSQGPGRKRKWQMEGTEDLEDEMFLFSLLPYLRRLPYAKKSAVKLKIHQLLYEAEFK